The Spirochaetota bacterium genome includes a region encoding these proteins:
- a CDS encoding histone deacetylase family protein, translating to MEYLGARYPVVEPPACGDEDILLCHSEGLLMMERRAEDRFPAARTAAGGAIMCARMALEGFVPFGAIRPPGHHANPDHNWGFCFFNNMAIAVSRLIADGLVKRAVILDIDLHFGDGTLAAFNGNPDVQVLNIQSPDPAGFIAETR from the coding sequence GCCTGCGGGGACGAGGACATACTCCTGTGCCATTCGGAAGGACTCCTTATGATGGAACGCCGCGCGGAAGACCGCTTCCCGGCCGCCAGGACCGCTGCGGGCGGCGCGATCATGTGCGCACGCATGGCCTTGGAGGGCTTCGTGCCATTCGGCGCAATTCGCCCGCCCGGGCACCACGCGAACCCGGACCACAACTGGGGATTCTGCTTTTTCAACAACATGGCCATCGCCGTGTCCCGCCTTATCGCCGACGGGCTGGTGAAGCGCGCCGTGATCCTGGACATTGACCTTCATTTTGGCGACGGCACCCTGGCCGCGTTCAACGGGAATCCGGACGTGCAGGTGCTCAACATCCAGTCCCCGGACCCCGCCGGCTTCATCGCGGAGACGCG